The Opitutaceae bacterium genome has a window encoding:
- a CDS encoding aquaporin, giving the protein MKKPLVEFLGTFFLVFTVGIAVRHTAMFAPFAIGAVLMVMIYAGGHISGGHYNPAVTLAAWVRGAIAPADALRYWAFQLLGGLSAGLLVNAIAVNTPAAVAAHVVLPSITVEFLFTFALAWVVLNTATAKGTAGNSFYGLAIGGTVLAGAIAVGGISGGAFNPAVGLGVYVMGLEGVRQLLVYLGADLAGGLAAGLVFRALVKE; this is encoded by the coding sequence ATGAAAAAGCCACTCGTCGAGTTCCTCGGAACTTTCTTTCTCGTGTTCACGGTCGGCATCGCCGTGAGACACACTGCAATGTTTGCCCCGTTCGCAATTGGAGCTGTCCTTATGGTTATGATTTACGCCGGGGGGCATATCTCCGGCGGCCATTACAATCCCGCAGTGACACTTGCCGCATGGGTTCGAGGCGCAATAGCGCCTGCCGATGCCCTTCGCTACTGGGCGTTTCAGCTGCTCGGCGGGCTTTCCGCTGGGTTACTTGTCAACGCAATTGCCGTAAATACCCCGGCCGCCGTGGCCGCACACGTGGTGCTCCCCTCCATCACGGTTGAGTTCCTTTTCACCTTTGCGCTTGCGTGGGTCGTCCTTAACACGGCTACCGCCAAAGGTACGGCTGGGAATTCATTCTACGGGCTTGCTATTGGCGGGACCGTCTTGGCCGGTGCGATTGCTGTTGGAGGCATTTCAGGCGGGGCATTCAACCCCGCAGTCGGCCTGGGCGTTTACGTGATGGGCCTCGAAGGGGTTCGCCAACTACTGGTCTATCTTGGCGCCGACTTGGCGGGCGGGCTTGCTGCTGGACTTGTCTTCAGGGCTCTGGTTAAGGAGTAA
- a CDS encoding UDP-glucuronic acid decarboxylase family protein: protein MRILVTGGAGFLGSHLCDRLLSDGHEVICIDNFFTGRKSNIAHQLNNPNFELVRHDVIDPFKFEVDQIYNLACPASPPHYQFNPIKTIKTSVMGAINCLGLAKRVRARVFQASTSEVYGDPHVHPQPEEYWGNVNPIGKRSCYDEGKRCAETLFFDYHRENKVDIRIVRIFNTYGPRMHPNDGRVVSNFIVQALRGEDITVYGDGQQTRSFCYVDDLIEGFLRLMAQTETVGPINIGNPGEFTMLQLAELTLKLVGGKSKIVHKPLPSDDPKQRRPDITLAQKHLKWEPTVPLEEGLKRTIEYFKTQV, encoded by the coding sequence ATGCGTATCCTCGTGACCGGCGGCGCCGGATTTCTTGGTTCTCATCTCTGTGATCGACTTCTGTCTGACGGGCACGAGGTGATATGCATCGACAACTTCTTTACCGGGCGAAAGTCGAACATCGCCCACCAGCTCAACAATCCCAACTTCGAGCTCGTTCGGCACGACGTCATCGATCCGTTCAAGTTCGAGGTCGACCAGATTTACAACCTGGCATGCCCTGCATCCCCGCCTCATTACCAATTCAACCCGATCAAGACCATCAAGACTTCCGTGATGGGCGCGATCAACTGTCTCGGTCTTGCCAAGCGTGTGCGTGCCCGGGTGTTTCAGGCGAGCACGTCGGAAGTGTATGGCGACCCGCACGTCCATCCCCAGCCTGAGGAATACTGGGGGAATGTGAACCCGATAGGGAAACGTTCCTGCTATGACGAAGGCAAGCGGTGTGCCGAGACGCTCTTTTTCGACTACCACCGCGAGAACAAGGTGGATATTCGTATCGTGCGCATTTTCAACACGTACGGGCCGCGGATGCACCCGAATGACGGGCGTGTTGTCTCCAATTTCATCGTCCAGGCCCTAAGGGGAGAGGACATCACTGTCTATGGCGACGGCCAGCAGACACGCTCGTTCTGCTATGTGGATGATTTGATCGAAGGATTTCTCCGATTGATGGCCCAGACGGAAACCGTCGGACCCATCAATATCGGTAACCCGGGTGAGTTTACCATGCTTCAACTCGCCGAGCTCACGCTGAAGCTCGTCGGTGGCAAGTCCAAGATTGTTCACAAACCCTTGCCTTCGGATGATCCGAAACAGCGCCGGCCGGACATTACACTTGCCCAGAAACATTTGAAGTGGGAGCCGACGGTTCCTCTTGAGGAGGGATTAAAGCGCACGATCGAGTACTTTAAAACGCAGGTCTGA
- the secA gene encoding preprotein translocase subunit SecA, translating into MISWLFKQFSGRHYRKYLERCRPIVARINEIELSYQSLTDEQLKAKTDEFKARFKAGETLDQLLPEAFATVKNCARRLVGRKLLVCGHELEWNMVHFDVQLIGGMAIHDGKIAEMATGEGKTLVSTCPLYLNALTGRNVQLVTVNDYLARRDSEWMGFIYEFLGLSVGCIQQQMPSDLRREMYGRNITYGTASEFGFDYLRDNGMATRREDQVQRDHYFCIVDEIDSILVDEARTPLIISGPAPIEREQPFSRLRPGVDRLVSDQIRLCNKFIQEAREKLEKADASSDEKRNAALRMLQVKQGNPKNKQLLRLMENAEWRKLLDKVETEMNSDFQKEELYRLKEELFYVIDEKQHQADLTELGRTTLRPDNPDAFVLPDLATQFSDLDREGSLAPEQREERKRELQESYSAVSEEIHAISQLLRAYSIYERDVEYVVQEGKVMIVDENTGRVMPGRRWSDGLHQAIEAKEGVTIERETRTYATITIQNYFRMYEKLAGMTGTAETEATEFNEIYRLGVQVIPTNKPCIRIDKNDSIFKTRRDKYQAVMKEIEEANKRGQPVLVGTVSVESSEVLSRMLRRAGIIHTVLNAKFHEQEADIIARAGQRGAVTIATNMAGRGTDIKLGEGVRELGGLYVIGTERHESRRIDRQLRGRCSRQGDPGVTKFFLSLEDDLMRLFLQGNLASRLMEGSMKEGEELEHPWLNRSIESAQKKVEQQNFSIRKRLLQYDDVLNKQREVIYGIRNGAIHADRPKDIIFEQIEEEIVNRLENAGFGEKSGPASAAIDSLVGWVNTHFPISLKVDELSKADVEGNVRLIVDRIKAAYGVKESVEIPEALGSLERYVVINAIDHHWQEHLTEMEELRRSIGLRSYGQKDPLVEYKGEAYKYFQELMNNVRLQICTGLFRSASNLQAFENMLQLLSRGARLQGPETATATPNATPAPAPAAARAVTPADDEVKLPTVTIKREAPKVGRNDPCPCGSGKKYKNCHGA; encoded by the coding sequence ATGATCTCCTGGTTGTTCAAGCAGTTTTCCGGCCGCCATTATCGCAAGTACCTCGAACGCTGCCGTCCTATCGTCGCGCGCATCAACGAGATTGAACTGTCTTACCAGAGTCTGACGGATGAGCAGCTCAAGGCGAAGACCGACGAGTTCAAGGCCCGCTTCAAGGCGGGCGAGACGCTTGATCAGCTGCTCCCCGAAGCCTTTGCGACAGTCAAGAACTGCGCCCGCCGCCTGGTCGGCCGGAAGTTGCTGGTCTGCGGTCATGAGCTTGAGTGGAACATGGTCCACTTCGATGTGCAGCTCATCGGCGGCATGGCGATTCATGACGGCAAGATTGCCGAAATGGCGACCGGTGAAGGCAAGACCCTCGTGTCCACGTGCCCGCTGTACCTCAACGCCCTTACCGGTCGCAATGTGCAGCTCGTCACAGTCAACGATTATCTCGCACGTCGCGACTCCGAGTGGATGGGCTTTATCTACGAGTTCCTCGGCCTCAGCGTGGGCTGCATCCAGCAGCAAATGCCGTCGGATCTGCGCCGCGAGATGTACGGCCGCAACATCACTTACGGCACCGCGAGTGAGTTCGGTTTTGATTACCTGCGCGACAACGGCATGGCCACGCGCCGCGAAGACCAAGTGCAGCGCGACCACTATTTCTGCATCGTCGACGAAATCGATTCCATTTTGGTGGACGAGGCCCGCACCCCGTTGATCATCTCAGGACCCGCACCAATCGAGCGCGAGCAACCGTTCTCCCGTCTGCGCCCGGGCGTGGACCGTTTGGTCAGCGATCAAATTCGCCTCTGCAACAAGTTCATCCAGGAAGCGCGCGAGAAGCTGGAGAAGGCCGACGCCTCGTCCGACGAAAAGCGGAATGCCGCTCTCCGCATGTTGCAGGTGAAGCAGGGCAACCCCAAGAACAAGCAACTCCTCCGACTGATGGAGAACGCCGAATGGCGGAAGCTCCTCGACAAGGTTGAGACGGAGATGAACAGCGATTTCCAGAAAGAGGAACTGTACCGCCTCAAGGAGGAACTCTTCTACGTCATCGACGAGAAGCAGCACCAGGCGGATCTCACCGAGCTCGGTCGCACAACGCTTCGCCCGGACAACCCGGATGCGTTCGTGCTGCCGGATTTGGCAACCCAGTTCAGCGACCTCGACCGCGAGGGGAGCTTGGCACCGGAACAACGCGAGGAACGCAAACGCGAGCTTCAGGAGAGCTACTCCGCGGTTTCTGAGGAAATCCACGCGATCAGCCAATTGCTCCGCGCCTACTCCATCTACGAGCGCGACGTCGAGTACGTCGTCCAAGAGGGCAAGGTGATGATTGTCGATGAGAACACCGGCCGCGTGATGCCGGGCCGCCGCTGGTCCGATGGCCTTCATCAGGCGATCGAGGCCAAGGAAGGTGTCACGATCGAACGCGAAACCCGCACGTACGCGACGATCACCATCCAGAACTACTTCCGCATGTACGAGAAGCTCGCCGGTATGACGGGCACTGCGGAAACGGAAGCCACCGAGTTTAACGAGATCTATCGCCTGGGCGTGCAGGTCATCCCGACCAACAAGCCGTGCATCCGCATCGACAAGAACGACTCCATCTTCAAGACCCGCCGCGACAAGTACCAGGCGGTGATGAAGGAGATCGAGGAGGCCAACAAGCGGGGCCAGCCTGTGCTTGTCGGCACCGTGAGCGTCGAATCTTCAGAGGTGCTTTCCCGCATGCTGCGCCGTGCCGGGATCATCCACACGGTTCTCAACGCGAAGTTTCACGAACAGGAAGCCGACATCATCGCGCGCGCCGGCCAGCGCGGCGCCGTCACGATCGCGACCAATATGGCTGGCCGCGGCACCGACATCAAATTGGGTGAAGGTGTGCGTGAATTGGGTGGTCTCTACGTGATCGGCACCGAGCGCCATGAATCGCGCCGCATCGACCGCCAGCTGCGCGGCCGCTGCTCCCGCCAGGGCGACCCCGGTGTGACGAAGTTCTTCCTTTCGCTCGAAGACGACCTGATGCGCCTGTTCCTCCAGGGCAACCTGGCGTCACGGCTTATGGAAGGCTCGATGAAGGAAGGCGAGGAGCTCGAGCACCCGTGGCTGAACCGCTCCATCGAAAGCGCTCAGAAGAAGGTCGAGCAGCAGAATTTCTCCATCCGCAAGCGTCTCCTCCAATACGATGACGTGCTGAACAAGCAGCGCGAAGTCATCTACGGTATTCGCAACGGCGCGATCCACGCGGACCGCCCGAAGGACATCATCTTCGAACAGATCGAGGAGGAGATTGTGAATCGCCTCGAGAACGCCGGCTTTGGCGAAAAATCAGGTCCTGCGTCCGCAGCGATCGACAGCCTGGTGGGTTGGGTGAATACGCATTTCCCGATTTCGCTGAAGGTGGATGAACTTTCCAAGGCGGATGTGGAAGGAAATGTTCGTCTCATTGTCGACCGGATCAAGGCAGCCTATGGTGTGAAGGAGTCGGTCGAAATTCCCGAGGCGCTTGGGTCGCTGGAGCGCTATGTCGTGATCAACGCGATCGACCATCACTGGCAGGAACACCTGACCGAGATGGAGGAGCTGCGTCGCTCGATCGGTCTTCGAAGCTACGGCCAGAAGGACCCGCTCGTGGAATACAAGGGTGAGGCGTACAAGTATTTCCAGGAACTGATGAACAACGTTCGGCTGCAGATCTGCACCGGGTTGTTCCGCAGCGCGAGCAACCTCCAGGCCTTTGAGAACATGCTTCAGCTGCTCTCACGCGGTGCCCGGCTCCAAGGACCTGAAACGGCGACGGCCACTCCGAACGCCACCCCAGCTCCAGCTCCAGCTGCTGCGCGTGCGGTGACTCCCGCTGACGATGAGGTAAAGCTGCCCACTGTCACCATCAAGCGTGAGGCACCGAAAGTGGGACGCAACGATCCCTGCCCCTGCGGCAGCGGTAAGAAGTATAAGAATTGCCACGGTGCCTGA
- the lnt gene encoding apolipoprotein N-acyltransferase — MSEASPDLPEYPDEGPPPWWKRHSEWIAAAVVFVATVGLAWVSFPPVPAPEFAYVLAVPGTLWAFRRPPFKRFALTILSAQAVAWIGLLIWLKEVSWIAVLLLGPLTGVWIGLWYLAAWWAMPRFLGKILSVRVAGMLGLAGLWVLIEWTRHWFLSGFPWLPLAASQWQRTMVLQIASYTGAYGISFMLIVFNVGFAAYAHRLFFERETGLRRRSPEFMVAMMVLVFMAFLPLREVFGQRRELVVNAGIVQPYIPQSVKWDPTQAQSILETIEKQTTRAASLRADLLLWPESVMPLLVNGDASARAWVEGLSNRLHRPILFGSDAVEVQAEGDPLWYNSAFVVEPETGLQRHFYAKRHLVPFGEYVPFRPLLGWLNKVVPVGDGDFAEGDRSVKGADGELTRGDRVDILLVPTPIGPVRTGMLICYEDVFPYLARENALNGAVIHAVLTNDAWYGEGAAAYQHAAHSVLRAVETRRPVIRCGNGGWSGWIDEYGNTRGVMKNASGTIYYRGAKAFTITRDMRWDGRQSLYVQYGNWFVWVSAAMALFGWAALGVSRRVE, encoded by the coding sequence ATGAGCGAAGCCAGCCCGGACCTTCCGGAATATCCGGACGAGGGACCGCCGCCGTGGTGGAAGCGCCACAGCGAGTGGATCGCTGCCGCGGTCGTTTTTGTCGCCACCGTTGGTTTGGCGTGGGTTTCGTTTCCCCCGGTGCCCGCGCCGGAGTTCGCGTACGTCCTCGCCGTGCCGGGTACGCTCTGGGCGTTCCGCCGTCCGCCTTTCAAGCGGTTCGCCCTGACGATTCTTTCGGCACAGGCTGTCGCGTGGATCGGGCTCTTGATCTGGCTCAAGGAAGTTTCCTGGATCGCAGTGTTGCTTCTGGGCCCTCTGACGGGCGTGTGGATCGGGCTGTGGTACCTCGCTGCCTGGTGGGCGATGCCGCGTTTTCTGGGCAAGATTCTCAGCGTGCGCGTGGCTGGCATGCTGGGTCTCGCAGGGCTTTGGGTCCTGATCGAATGGACCCGACATTGGTTCCTGAGTGGCTTTCCCTGGCTTCCACTCGCGGCAAGCCAATGGCAGCGCACGATGGTCCTCCAGATCGCATCCTACACCGGCGCCTACGGAATCAGCTTCATGCTGATCGTGTTCAATGTCGGCTTCGCTGCGTACGCGCACCGCCTGTTTTTTGAGCGAGAGACCGGTCTGCGTCGCCGCAGCCCGGAGTTCATGGTGGCCATGATGGTCCTCGTCTTCATGGCATTCCTCCCGCTCCGGGAAGTGTTCGGCCAGAGGCGCGAGCTCGTCGTCAATGCGGGCATCGTGCAACCGTACATTCCCCAGTCGGTGAAGTGGGACCCGACGCAGGCCCAATCCATTCTTGAGACCATCGAAAAGCAGACGACTCGCGCTGCTTCGCTGCGTGCGGACCTCCTCCTCTGGCCGGAATCGGTGATGCCTCTCCTCGTCAATGGCGACGCATCTGCGCGTGCCTGGGTCGAGGGACTTTCGAATCGTTTGCACCGCCCCATTCTCTTTGGAAGCGATGCCGTCGAGGTGCAGGCGGAAGGTGACCCACTCTGGTACAACTCCGCGTTTGTGGTCGAGCCCGAGACCGGCTTGCAGCGCCACTTTTACGCGAAGCGCCACTTGGTGCCGTTCGGTGAGTATGTCCCTTTCCGGCCTCTGCTTGGCTGGCTCAACAAGGTCGTTCCAGTGGGTGACGGTGATTTTGCAGAAGGTGACCGGTCTGTGAAGGGTGCCGACGGTGAGCTGACGCGCGGGGATCGGGTGGACATCCTGCTTGTTCCCACCCCGATTGGGCCGGTGCGCACCGGCATGCTGATTTGTTATGAAGACGTGTTTCCCTACCTGGCGCGCGAGAATGCGCTCAACGGTGCGGTGATTCACGCGGTGCTGACCAACGACGCTTGGTATGGCGAGGGCGCGGCCGCCTACCAGCACGCAGCTCATTCTGTTCTTCGTGCAGTCGAGACCCGCCGGCCGGTGATCCGCTGCGGCAATGGCGGTTGGAGCGGCTGGATCGATGAGTATGGCAATACGCGTGGCGTGATGAAGAACGCGTCCGGAACAATCTATTATCGCGGGGCAAAGGCGTTCACCATCACGCGTGACATGCGCTGGGACGGTCGGCAGAGCCTGTACGTTCAGTACGGGAATTGGTTCGTCTGGGTGAGCGCCGCCATGGCGCTTTTCGGGTGGGCGGCCCTCGGCGTCAGCCGACGGGTGGAGTAA
- a CDS encoding FAD-dependent thymidylate synthase translates to MKVTGLAIVPPPTASKTARVTPELLASVLARYSRSNEGIQAILSKVDIDNPDASIDRILKFVDYGHASIGGLTGGLAITLDEVSMWLAYKIFEIAQMADGQESSTRYISLEPTSLPSPADIGVPDDLAIRWLTVMTRAFSAYQAEYARLDALGQRHPELIRLPLEAKPAVVTRIRKNFALDRARYFIPFATRTNLGLVQSARMWAQTVKHLDSLPQPEARHAAGLIREELLSQAPRLMRHSFGETSFQEQAKQELERSIAFGLERFSTKPLADEVWINVDRAAPPFLPELQPISESLRHRANRYGQQGTATRRMRVTFAWNNLSIAELRDLNRHRTGNRYTPLIQAGFYLPPEVAPMPHDQLLAEQAELTLELMRRGSPAYVYSLLLGAQTPFEHSTHADKFIYEAELRTGMGAHFRYAEHLSAALGKFFEQVPEAKQWVVEGTAEPE, encoded by the coding sequence ATGAAAGTCACTGGCCTCGCGATTGTCCCCCCGCCAACAGCATCCAAAACCGCGCGGGTGACGCCGGAGTTGCTTGCCTCGGTCCTTGCGCGGTATTCCCGCAGCAACGAAGGCATCCAGGCGATCCTTTCCAAGGTCGACATCGACAATCCTGACGCGTCCATCGATCGCATTCTCAAGTTCGTGGACTACGGACACGCCTCGATCGGCGGCCTGACGGGCGGCCTCGCGATCACGCTCGACGAGGTGTCGATGTGGCTCGCATATAAGATCTTTGAGATCGCGCAAATGGCCGACGGTCAGGAATCGTCGACCCGCTACATTTCACTCGAGCCCACGAGCCTGCCTTCGCCTGCGGACATTGGCGTCCCGGACGATCTCGCGATCCGGTGGCTGACGGTGATGACCCGCGCCTTCAGCGCGTACCAAGCCGAATACGCGCGCCTCGACGCGCTCGGCCAGAGGCACCCCGAACTGATCCGGTTGCCGCTTGAAGCAAAACCGGCGGTCGTGACTCGTATCCGCAAGAACTTCGCGCTCGATCGCGCGCGTTACTTCATTCCCTTCGCTACCAGGACGAATCTCGGCCTCGTGCAATCGGCGCGCATGTGGGCGCAGACCGTGAAGCACCTCGACTCGCTTCCTCAGCCGGAGGCGCGCCATGCCGCGGGCTTGATCCGCGAGGAACTTCTCTCCCAGGCTCCCCGCCTCATGCGCCACAGTTTTGGCGAGACCTCTTTCCAGGAGCAGGCGAAACAGGAATTGGAGAGAAGCATCGCCTTCGGTCTTGAGCGTTTTTCCACCAAGCCGCTGGCCGACGAGGTTTGGATCAACGTGGATCGTGCAGCCCCTCCCTTCCTGCCGGAGCTCCAGCCAATCAGTGAGAGCCTTCGGCACCGTGCCAATCGGTACGGGCAGCAGGGAACCGCCACACGCCGGATGCGCGTCACGTTCGCGTGGAACAACCTCTCCATTGCGGAGCTTCGCGACCTCAATCGTCATCGGACGGGCAATCGTTATACACCGCTCATCCAGGCGGGTTTCTATCTTCCCCCTGAAGTGGCGCCGATGCCGCACGACCAGCTGCTCGCCGAGCAGGCGGAACTGACGCTCGAGCTGATGCGCCGCGGTTCCCCCGCCTATGTGTATTCGCTGTTGCTCGGCGCGCAGACGCCGTTTGAACACTCGACGCACGCCGACAAGTTTATTTATGAGGCAGAGCTACGCACCGGAATGGGCGCTCATTTTCGCTACGCCGAACACCTCAGTGCCGCTCTCGGTAAATTCTTCGAGCAGGTCCCCGAGGCGAAGCAGTGGGTGGTTGAGGGAACAGCGGAGCCGGAGTGA
- a CDS encoding M48 family metallopeptidase yields MRASHFVPLVFLLLAGCYTVPETGRQALILPIFDDAALGAQAFTELKAQERVSTNAEDKARVDRVGRRIAAAVGDRMPGAQWEFVVFDDDATVNAFALPGGKVGVYTGLLRLAATDDELAFVMGHEIAHVTSRHGAQRMTGQMLAVAGGVALDYGTQNQKNRELMLAAYGLGVTGGTLAYSRFHENEADYIGLRFVAHAGYDPRASVTFWKKMRDKAGGSRVPEFLSTHPSDEHRIANLEREIPNVLAIYEANKGKK; encoded by the coding sequence ATGCGCGCTTCTCATTTCGTTCCGCTTGTATTCCTCCTGCTGGCCGGTTGTTACACGGTGCCTGAGACAGGCAGGCAGGCGCTGATCCTGCCGATCTTTGATGATGCTGCGCTGGGCGCCCAGGCATTCACGGAATTGAAGGCCCAGGAGCGTGTGTCCACCAATGCTGAGGACAAGGCTAGGGTGGACCGCGTCGGGCGTCGGATCGCCGCTGCAGTCGGAGATCGCATGCCGGGTGCACAATGGGAGTTTGTGGTGTTTGATGACGATGCGACCGTGAACGCTTTTGCGCTGCCCGGGGGAAAGGTGGGTGTGTACACCGGCTTGCTTCGCCTGGCCGCCACCGACGACGAACTCGCTTTTGTGATGGGGCATGAAATCGCGCATGTCACGAGCCGGCATGGCGCCCAGCGTATGACGGGCCAGATGCTCGCGGTGGCAGGCGGCGTTGCCCTGGACTATGGCACACAGAATCAGAAGAATCGGGAGTTGATGCTCGCGGCCTACGGCCTCGGCGTGACAGGCGGGACTTTGGCTTACTCGCGTTTTCACGAAAACGAGGCGGACTACATCGGCCTTCGCTTCGTTGCCCATGCCGGCTATGACCCGCGCGCCTCCGTGACGTTCTGGAAGAAGATGCGGGACAAGGCGGGCGGGTCCCGTGTGCCCGAGTTTCTCTCGACCCATCCCTCTGATGAACACCGCATAGCGAATCTCGAACGCGAGATTCCGAATGTGCTGGCGATTTATGAGGCGAATAAGGGAAAGAAGTAG
- a CDS encoding sialate O-acetylesterase, whose amino-acid sequence MKIRSLRAFALAALLVVSSDALTLHRLFRDHMIVQRDHPVIVSGAAQPGASLEVSLQRAGTMFREQVSADSTGLWKVSLGPVTLGAPWELHVRADGEELKVSDMVAGDVWLLSGQSNMEWKIRDGVTGPDSEAHAEKYPGIRYFAVEKRCSNVAERDLTSGEWQVCSPETVGGFSAVGYYFARRVSAETGIPIGLIECNWGGSSIEAWMSPDLLAGLPHSQGTVIPEVDRGEITLFEAGNLSESRAGKLVELIENSFEGLKVGAAALDFDDSGWAASPFPKVADLPREILWLRRTFDWSGSGPAKLDLGFPHERVVVYVNGKEVARFQNQPVQVALDAGVLHKGRNVIALRLANPWWFPYIDGVTEHFGISGAESGSFVSLAGDWRLSTSLEPKLPVLWGMQQVNSALFNGMLSPLTDFGIKGVLWYQGETNADSPVQYATLFPAMIQDWRIRFKQGYFPFYFVQLANFGEPRETVEDRSLGHIRQAQAAALTLPRTGMALAIDVGEAYDIHPKNKVAVGERLARHALRNEYGKKLTAGSPEMREVMISGAQVRVAFTTESGLKTTDGAAPRCFSLAGSDGVYHLAEARIDGNTIVLSSKEVPEPKTVRYAWAGNPTVNLADGEGLPVVPFRTDSLPAPY is encoded by the coding sequence ATGAAGATCCGTTCCCTTCGAGCCTTCGCGCTCGCGGCATTACTCGTTGTTTCGTCAGATGCCCTGACGTTGCATCGCCTGTTTCGCGACCATATGATCGTGCAACGCGATCACCCCGTAATCGTGAGCGGCGCGGCGCAGCCGGGTGCGTCTCTTGAGGTGTCGCTGCAGCGCGCCGGCACGATGTTTCGGGAACAGGTGTCTGCGGACAGCACCGGACTTTGGAAAGTGAGCCTTGGTCCCGTGACCCTGGGTGCTCCGTGGGAGCTGCACGTCAGGGCGGACGGTGAGGAGTTGAAAGTCAGCGATATGGTGGCTGGCGATGTTTGGCTGCTCTCAGGCCAGTCCAACATGGAATGGAAGATTCGGGATGGGGTGACGGGGCCGGATTCCGAAGCACATGCCGAGAAGTATCCAGGAATCAGATACTTCGCCGTAGAGAAGCGCTGCAGCAATGTCGCCGAGCGCGATCTCACCTCGGGCGAATGGCAGGTGTGCTCACCCGAGACCGTGGGTGGTTTTTCCGCAGTAGGCTATTACTTCGCGCGACGCGTGTCCGCCGAAACCGGGATTCCGATTGGGCTGATCGAGTGCAATTGGGGAGGAAGCTCCATTGAGGCCTGGATGTCCCCGGATCTTCTTGCAGGCCTTCCACACAGTCAGGGCACCGTGATCCCCGAAGTTGACCGAGGCGAAATCACGCTGTTTGAAGCAGGGAACCTGAGCGAGAGCCGCGCAGGTAAGCTCGTTGAGCTCATCGAAAATTCCTTTGAAGGGCTGAAGGTCGGCGCCGCGGCTCTGGATTTCGACGACTCAGGTTGGGCTGCGAGCCCGTTTCCCAAGGTTGCTGATCTGCCTCGGGAGATCCTCTGGCTCAGGCGCACCTTTGACTGGTCTGGCTCGGGTCCTGCAAAGTTGGATCTCGGTTTTCCCCACGAGCGAGTGGTCGTGTATGTGAATGGCAAGGAAGTGGCGCGGTTCCAGAACCAGCCTGTGCAAGTCGCCCTCGATGCGGGCGTCCTGCACAAGGGGCGCAATGTGATTGCCCTGCGCCTAGCGAATCCGTGGTGGTTTCCCTACATCGACGGCGTGACTGAGCATTTCGGCATCTCGGGCGCGGAGAGCGGTTCCTTCGTCAGCCTGGCAGGGGACTGGCGTTTGAGCACGAGTCTCGAGCCTAAGCTTCCGGTCCTGTGGGGCATGCAGCAGGTCAATTCCGCCTTGTTCAACGGAATGCTCTCACCCCTGACCGACTTCGGAATCAAGGGCGTGCTTTGGTACCAGGGTGAGACGAACGCAGATTCACCTGTACAGTACGCCACCTTGTTTCCGGCAATGATCCAGGACTGGCGGATTCGCTTCAAGCAGGGCTACTTCCCGTTCTATTTTGTCCAACTCGCAAACTTCGGTGAACCGCGCGAAACGGTTGAGGACCGCAGTTTGGGTCACATTCGCCAAGCTCAGGCGGCGGCGCTCACGCTGCCTCGCACTGGCATGGCTTTGGCAATCGATGTGGGTGAGGCCTACGATATCCATCCAAAGAACAAAGTGGCCGTGGGCGAGCGGCTTGCGCGCCATGCGCTCCGAAATGAATACGGCAAGAAGCTCACCGCTGGCTCCCCTGAGATGCGAGAGGTGATGATCTCTGGCGCCCAGGTGCGCGTGGCCTTCACGACCGAATCGGGACTGAAGACGACCGACGGCGCCGCGCCACGCTGCTTCTCCTTGGCAGGATCAGATGGTGTGTACCACCTCGCCGAAGCTCGCATCGATGGAAACACAATTGTCCTGTCCTCGAAAGAAGTTCCGGAACCCAAGACGGTTCGCTATGCGTGGGCGGGCAACCCAACAGTGAACCTTGCGGATGGCGAAGGCTTGCCGGTGGTGCCATTCCGCACCGATTCCCTGCCTGCACCCTACTGA